The following are encoded in a window of Carya illinoinensis cultivar Pawnee chromosome 15, C.illinoinensisPawnee_v1, whole genome shotgun sequence genomic DNA:
- the LOC122297814 gene encoding uncharacterized protein LOC122297814 — protein MKKHYDCYSLEKDIGNCQSGKVKKQKHSSVTTKETVESSESEGVAATHSLASFKSSFSRNKWSGIQGNVCGKNGSRLLQGYVNGALLNFTNKDNESTCSMSLVGSMPRVADSPYVKTELNTSVPGEVDFPNERVRSGKDLTKSNAVKDDEAKSEIRSLVKLNLKLLSRDKKLGVHAFKDIARLATHTILAACGLEHRMSGVTPFPCSVCSHTEHIQQLHKSTLMPNSCRECFCIFVKDVVNSVMLQKVSCIESN, from the exons ATGAAGAAGCATTATGATTGTTATTCTCTTGAAAAAGATATAGGAAATTGTCAATCTGGTAAGGTAAAAAAGCAGAAGCATAGTAGTGTCACTACTAAAGAAACTGTAGAATCTAGTGAGAGTGAGGGTGTCGCAGCAACGCATTCCCTAGCATCTTTCAAATCTTCGTTCTCTAGAAATAAATGGTCAGGTATTCAAGGTAATGTCTGTGGTAAAAATGGGTCAAGACTGTTACAGGGATATGTAAATGGAGCCTTATTAAATTTCACCAACAAGGACAATGAATCTACTTGTTCGATGAGTTTGGTTGGATCAATGCCAAGAGTTGCTGATTCACCATATGTTAAAACAGAGCTCAATACATCTGTGCCTGGTGAGGTAGATTTTCCGAATGAGAGAGTTAGATCTGGAAAGGATCTTACTAAAAGCAATGCAGTTAAAGATGATGAAGCCAAAAGTGAGATTCGATCTCTTGTCAAGCTCAACTTGAAGCTCCTAAGCAGAGACAAAAAGTTGG GAGTTCATGCTTTTAAGGATATTGCAAGGCTTGCCACTCATACTATCTTGGCCGCATGTGGTTTAGAGCACCGTATGTCTGGGGTTACCCCCTTCCCGTGCTCAGTGTGCAGCCACACTGAACATATTCAGCAGCTCCACAAGTCCACTCTAATGCCTAATTCTTGCCGAGAATGCTTTTGTATCTTTGTAAAGGATGTTGTTAACTCCGTTATGTTGCAGAAAGTCAGTTGTATTGAATCAAACTGA